One region of Anaeromyxobacter paludicola genomic DNA includes:
- the rpmB gene encoding 50S ribosomal protein L28 gives MARRCEICGKGPLVGNNVSHANNKTKTRSLPNLRSVRAVKDGTVSHIRVCTRCLKAGRVVKAGRGRTQSVAGA, from the coding sequence ATGGCACGCCGCTGCGAAATCTGTGGGAAGGGGCCGCTCGTCGGCAACAACGTCTCCCACGCGAACAACAAGACCAAGACCCGCTCCCTCCCGAACCTGCGCTCGGTCCGCGCCGTCAAGGACGGGACCGTGTCGCACATCCGCGTCTGCACCCGCTGCCTCAAGGCGGGGCGCGTGGTGAAGGCTGGGCGCGGTCGCACCCAGTCCGTCGCCGGCGCGTAG
- a CDS encoding phytoene desaturase family protein produces the protein MAQILKPPSTQRVYDVCVVGSQLGGAVAGALLAKRGYRVLHVDHDGVGATYLDGGYLLPYAPAVLFGPRQTPASEAALVELGLHTDVARLLEPSAPDLQLLLPRHRVDVPRDPALRARELAREWPADAARLTEALGAVEKLFAAATPFLKELPPLPPEGFGERRALSKALRAVAAGPEGHVDEARPFAGLENHPFAAALLTAQRFLTYLDGAPSPFSLNRLLGCALHGTFRMPGGYEGLRELIRKRIGEHRGELLGGGEGPAAVAEALELDGQKVASLRLVDHKDHFVAKAFVLATDAPAVRRLLPQGESRLAPLLEPVRPERQLLTVNLVVKKAALPPALGSTVLALRDARGPDDLGNAVLLQVLPARKDTRRGQGEVVPDERVVCAAGFVPADARERGEPFLREVGEQVLAAISDAVPFFERHLVRQSVPALAAHDRRGSRLLPHPLYRVEGEQAFGVTGLQPRTPYKNLFFAGREVVPGLGLEGEFHAGVQAAQAVTGLLGKVLGRK, from the coding sequence ATGGCCCAGATCCTGAAGCCCCCCTCCACCCAGCGCGTCTACGACGTGTGCGTCGTCGGCTCGCAGCTCGGCGGCGCGGTCGCGGGCGCCCTGCTCGCGAAGCGCGGCTACCGGGTGCTGCACGTGGATCACGACGGCGTCGGCGCGACCTACCTCGACGGCGGCTACCTCCTCCCCTACGCGCCGGCGGTGCTGTTCGGTCCGCGCCAGACGCCCGCCTCCGAGGCGGCGCTGGTCGAGCTCGGGCTCCACACCGACGTGGCCCGGCTGCTCGAGCCGTCCGCCCCCGACCTGCAGCTCCTCCTGCCCCGACACCGGGTGGACGTCCCGCGCGACCCGGCGCTCCGCGCCCGCGAGCTCGCCCGGGAGTGGCCGGCCGACGCCGCCCGGCTGACCGAGGCGCTCGGCGCGGTGGAGAAGCTCTTCGCCGCCGCCACCCCCTTCCTGAAGGAGCTCCCGCCGCTGCCGCCCGAGGGGTTCGGCGAGCGGCGCGCCCTCTCGAAGGCGCTGCGCGCCGTGGCCGCGGGCCCCGAGGGGCACGTGGACGAGGCCCGCCCCTTCGCCGGCCTCGAGAACCACCCGTTCGCCGCCGCGCTCCTCACCGCCCAGCGCTTCCTCACCTACCTCGACGGCGCGCCCTCCCCCTTCTCGCTGAACCGGCTCCTCGGGTGCGCCCTGCACGGCACCTTCCGCATGCCGGGGGGCTACGAGGGGCTGCGCGAGCTCATCCGCAAGCGCATCGGCGAGCACCGGGGGGAGCTGCTCGGGGGCGGCGAGGGGCCGGCCGCGGTGGCCGAGGCGCTCGAGCTCGACGGCCAGAAGGTGGCCTCGCTGCGGCTCGTCGATCACAAGGACCACTTCGTCGCCAAGGCCTTCGTGCTCGCGACCGACGCGCCCGCCGTCCGGCGGCTCCTGCCGCAGGGAGAGTCGCGCCTCGCGCCGCTCCTCGAGCCGGTGCGCCCGGAGCGGCAGCTCCTCACGGTCAACCTGGTGGTGAAGAAGGCCGCCCTGCCCCCGGCGCTCGGCTCGACCGTGCTGGCGCTCCGGGACGCGCGCGGCCCCGACGACCTCGGCAACGCCGTGCTCCTCCAGGTCCTCCCCGCCCGCAAGGACACCCGGCGAGGCCAGGGCGAGGTGGTCCCGGACGAGCGGGTGGTCTGCGCGGCCGGGTTCGTCCCGGCCGACGCGCGGGAGCGCGGCGAGCCGTTCCTCCGCGAGGTGGGCGAGCAGGTCCTCGCGGCCATCTCCGACGCCGTCCCCTTCTTCGAGCGCCACCTGGTGCGCCAGTCGGTCCCGGCGCTGGCCGCGCACGACCGGCGGGGCTCGCGCCTGCTCCCCCACCCGCTCTACCGGGTGGAGGGCGAGCAGGCCTTCGGGGTGACCGGGCTGCAGCCCCGCACGCCCTACAAGAACCTCTTCTTCGCGGGCCGCGAGGTGGTCCCGGGGCTCGGCCTCGAGGGCGAGTTCCACGCCGGCGTGCAGGCCGCCCAGGCGGTCACCGGTCTCCTCGGCAAGGTCCTCGGCCGGAAGTAG
- a CDS encoding DUF6178 family protein — MSHKERKPIDPAALATARAGLSQVTGKRRLDLILDAPDPQALVRALPADELYLTVRELGLGDAASLVQLASAEQFRTFLDLDAWKGGALVPGRALPWLRAARAGSNQSPQAARRWAAKLRLLDRELLHLVLRGALRVHDLEAEPDPVLTSSRFMRTAEGKYVLEFLVEGTEYLAVRGIVDDLIADDPFTATRLFSALAWDLPSELEETERRWRDGRLADLGYPSPEEALSWFARPPREPAAPAGSPARPPGFWLATFRRGALLDRAADRLGPQARDAFEVELVAAANAVLVADAVDPGDPDAVRAAVEAARAKLELGLEALSGGDEARAAAVLEETPLKRVFQHGFLRTLELRWRAERLFQAGGAGTPALPLLDAPLGEAMAALTRRRPAFFPGLDLPREEWGDLAARAFVPRHFLSAEELARTAAALDLCEGLAAIARELALAPPERSDREPPRLSALYLTALANERLGRAFAPTPLAAAELPRAAALLATVEDPRLADRGEAGQLLLDLARHRAEELAPLREGGEVPAAHQAAVLVG; from the coding sequence GTGAGCCACAAGGAACGGAAGCCCATCGACCCGGCCGCCCTCGCGACGGCCCGCGCCGGCCTCTCCCAGGTCACCGGGAAGCGGCGCCTCGATCTCATCCTCGACGCGCCCGACCCGCAGGCCCTGGTGCGCGCCCTCCCCGCCGACGAGCTCTACCTGACCGTCCGCGAGCTGGGGCTCGGCGACGCGGCCTCGCTCGTCCAGCTCGCCTCGGCGGAGCAGTTCCGCACCTTCCTCGACCTCGACGCCTGGAAGGGGGGCGCGCTCGTCCCCGGCCGCGCCCTGCCCTGGCTCCGCGCCGCGCGCGCCGGCTCGAACCAGTCGCCCCAGGCGGCCCGCCGCTGGGCCGCCAAGCTCCGCCTGCTCGACCGCGAGCTCCTCCACCTCGTGCTGCGCGGCGCGCTCCGGGTCCACGACCTCGAGGCCGAGCCCGACCCGGTGCTCACCTCGAGCCGCTTCATGCGGACCGCCGAGGGCAAGTACGTGCTCGAGTTCCTGGTGGAGGGCACGGAGTACCTCGCCGTCCGCGGCATCGTGGACGACCTCATCGCCGACGACCCGTTCACCGCCACCCGCCTCTTCTCGGCGCTCGCCTGGGATCTCCCCTCCGAGCTCGAGGAGACCGAGCGGCGCTGGCGCGACGGGCGGCTCGCGGATCTCGGCTACCCGAGCCCGGAGGAGGCGCTCTCGTGGTTCGCGCGCCCGCCGCGCGAGCCGGCGGCGCCGGCCGGGTCCCCGGCCCGCCCGCCCGGCTTCTGGCTGGCGACGTTCCGGCGCGGCGCGCTCCTCGACCGGGCCGCCGACCGGCTCGGCCCGCAGGCGCGCGACGCCTTCGAGGTGGAGCTCGTGGCCGCCGCCAACGCGGTGCTGGTGGCCGACGCGGTGGACCCCGGCGATCCCGACGCGGTCCGCGCCGCGGTGGAGGCGGCCCGCGCCAAGCTCGAGCTCGGCCTCGAGGCGCTGAGCGGCGGGGACGAGGCGCGGGCGGCGGCCGTGCTCGAGGAGACGCCGCTGAAGCGGGTCTTCCAGCACGGGTTCCTGCGCACGCTCGAGCTGCGCTGGCGCGCCGAGCGGCTGTTCCAGGCGGGCGGCGCCGGGACCCCGGCGCTCCCGCTCCTCGACGCCCCGCTCGGCGAGGCGATGGCCGCCCTGACGCGCCGCCGGCCGGCGTTCTTCCCCGGCCTGGACCTCCCGCGCGAGGAGTGGGGCGATCTCGCCGCGCGCGCCTTCGTGCCGCGCCACTTCCTCTCGGCCGAGGAGCTGGCCCGGACCGCCGCCGCCCTCGACCTCTGCGAGGGGCTCGCGGCCATCGCCCGCGAGCTCGCGCTCGCGCCGCCGGAGCGCTCCGACCGCGAGCCGCCCCGGCTCTCCGCGCTCTACCTGACGGCGCTCGCCAACGAGCGGCTGGGACGCGCCTTCGCCCCGACGCCGCTCGCCGCCGCCGAGCTGCCCCGCGCCGCCGCCCTGCTCGCGACCGTCGAGGACCCGCGGCTCGCCGATCGCGGAGAGGCCGGCCAGCTCCTCCTCGACCTCGCCCGCCACCGCGCGGAGGAGCTCGCGCCTCTGCGCGAGGGCGGCGAGGTCCCCGCGGCGCACCAGGCGGCGGTGCTGGTCGGCTAG
- a CDS encoding N-acetylmuramic acid 6-phosphate etherase yields the protein MPARSLLTRLHAGDEEAVRAVGEALPALAPLVDAVARAIAAGGRLLYLGAGTSGRLAAADAAEWPPTFGTAPSRAVALVAGGARALSRAVEGAEDDRAAGAAAIRAARAGERDVVVGVSASGRTPFVLAGLAEARRRGAATALLTSGRGARARVDHLVLLDTGPERIAGSTRMKAGAAARMALTLLSSAAMIRAGRAPGGRMLDLVPTSAKLRARAVRLVVEATGVTPARASRALGRHGYVVRAAIADLGGRT from the coding sequence CTGCCGGCGCGGTCGCTCCTCACCCGGCTCCACGCCGGGGACGAGGAGGCGGTCCGCGCGGTGGGCGAGGCGCTCCCGGCGCTGGCCCCGCTCGTGGACGCGGTCGCTCGCGCGATCGCCGCGGGCGGGCGCCTCCTCTACCTCGGGGCAGGCACCTCCGGACGGCTCGCCGCCGCCGACGCGGCCGAGTGGCCGCCGACCTTCGGCACCGCGCCCTCGCGCGCGGTGGCGCTCGTGGCCGGCGGCGCGAGGGCGCTCTCGCGCGCCGTCGAGGGGGCCGAGGACGACCGGGCCGCCGGCGCCGCCGCGATCCGCGCCGCGCGCGCCGGGGAGCGGGACGTCGTGGTCGGGGTGTCCGCCTCGGGCCGCACGCCGTTCGTCCTCGCCGGGCTGGCCGAGGCGCGCCGCCGCGGCGCCGCGACCGCGCTCCTCACCAGCGGGCGCGGCGCGCGGGCGCGGGTGGACCACCTCGTCCTCCTCGACACCGGCCCGGAGCGGATCGCGGGCTCGACCCGCATGAAGGCCGGCGCCGCCGCCCGGATGGCGCTCACCCTGCTCTCCTCGGCCGCGATGATCCGGGCCGGGCGGGCGCCGGGCGGGCGCATGCTCGACCTCGTCCCGACGAGCGCCAAGCTCCGGGCGCGGGCCGTCCGCCTCGTGGTGGAGGCCACCGGCGTCACCCCGGCGCGGGCGTCGCGCGCGCTCGGCCGGCACGGCTACGTCGTGCGGGCCGCCATCGCGGACCTCGGAGGCAGAACGTGA
- a CDS encoding hydrogenase maturation nickel metallochaperone HypA: protein MDVQVCKVCNTPLDAQGACVTCDATAEGLALLLRSGYASVKEMMELLEEQGFAPEVEQVPARRPEERLHPLWNLYVPKDQSEGALGFLRRDWADLLKDPEAAAAAERGLRGVDLDQGGEVECPACGHRFVLDPAQPECPDCGLSLGAPAEAAPDEAEG, encoded by the coding sequence ATGGACGTCCAGGTGTGCAAGGTCTGCAACACCCCGCTCGACGCGCAGGGCGCCTGCGTGACCTGCGACGCGACCGCCGAGGGGCTCGCGCTCCTGCTCCGGTCCGGCTACGCCTCGGTCAAGGAGATGATGGAGCTGCTCGAGGAGCAGGGGTTCGCGCCCGAGGTGGAGCAGGTGCCGGCCCGCCGCCCGGAGGAGCGGCTGCATCCCCTCTGGAACCTCTACGTGCCGAAGGATCAGTCGGAGGGGGCGCTGGGGTTCCTGCGCCGGGACTGGGCCGATCTGCTCAAGGATCCCGAGGCGGCCGCGGCGGCCGAGCGCGGGCTGCGGGGAGTGGATCTCGACCAGGGGGGCGAGGTGGAGTGCCCCGCCTGCGGCCACCGGTTCGTCCTCGACCCCGCCCAGCCGGAGTGCCCGGACTGCGGGCTCTCGCTCGGCGCGCCGGCGGAGGCCGCGCCGGACGAGGCCGAGGGCTAG
- a CDS encoding DUF523 domain-containing protein: MATPLDLPGPVLVSACLLGARCRYDGGDRRDPRVLAAVAGREVVPVCPEEAGGLGTPRPPCDLAGGDGAAVLDGRARVVTRSGDDATAAFVRGAGIAAEAALRAGARLAILKEGSPSCGREGVCAARLARLGLRVLHEGDLA, translated from the coding sequence GTGGCGACCCCGCTCGACCTCCCCGGCCCGGTCCTCGTGAGCGCCTGCCTCCTCGGCGCCCGCTGCCGCTACGACGGCGGCGACCGGCGAGATCCGCGCGTGCTCGCGGCGGTCGCAGGCCGCGAGGTGGTGCCGGTCTGCCCCGAGGAGGCGGGCGGCCTCGGCACGCCACGGCCCCCGTGCGACCTCGCGGGCGGCGACGGCGCCGCGGTGCTCGACGGGCGGGCGCGCGTGGTCACGCGCTCCGGCGACGACGCCACCGCCGCGTTCGTGCGCGGCGCCGGGATCGCGGCCGAGGCCGCGCTCCGCGCGGGGGCCCGCCTCGCCATCCTCAAGGAGGGCTCCCCCTCCTGCGGGCGAGAGGGGGTCTGCGCCGCCCGGCTCGCCCGGCTGGGGCTGCGCGTCCTGCACGAGGGCGACCTCGCCTAG
- the folD gene encoding bifunctional methylenetetrahydrofolate dehydrogenase/methenyltetrahydrofolate cyclohydrolase FolD, whose amino-acid sequence MIIDGKQVAAQVRAEVAAAVKELEARGRTPGLTVVRVGDDPASAVYVRGKRKACEEVGIRSVEHHLPATTSQAELLALVRQLNADPSVDGILVQLPLPKGLDESEILDAIDPGKDVDGFHPLNVGALCLGKPAPRPCTPHGVMRLLAEAGCDPKGKRALVIGRSHIVGKPMALMLLEKHATVTIAHSRTADLAAEVARADIVVAAIGKAEMIRGEWVKPGAVVIDVGMNRKPDGKLCGDVEYAAAAERAAAITPVPGGVGPMTIAMLLVNTVELARTRT is encoded by the coding sequence ATGATCATCGACGGCAAGCAGGTGGCGGCCCAGGTCCGGGCCGAGGTGGCGGCGGCGGTGAAGGAGCTCGAGGCGCGCGGCAGGACGCCGGGCCTGACCGTGGTCCGCGTCGGGGACGACCCGGCCTCGGCGGTCTACGTGCGCGGGAAGCGGAAGGCTTGCGAGGAGGTGGGGATCCGGTCGGTCGAGCACCACCTCCCGGCCACCACGTCCCAGGCGGAGCTGCTCGCCCTCGTCCGCCAGCTCAACGCCGACCCGTCCGTGGACGGCATCCTGGTCCAGCTCCCGCTCCCGAAGGGGCTCGACGAGTCGGAGATCCTGGACGCCATCGACCCCGGCAAGGACGTGGACGGCTTCCACCCCCTCAACGTCGGCGCCCTCTGCCTCGGGAAGCCGGCCCCCCGCCCCTGCACCCCGCACGGCGTCATGCGCCTCCTCGCGGAGGCCGGCTGCGACCCCAAGGGCAAGCGCGCCCTCGTCATCGGCCGCTCCCACATCGTCGGGAAGCCGATGGCGCTCATGCTCCTCGAGAAGCACGCCACCGTGACCATCGCCCACTCGCGCACGGCCGACCTCGCGGCCGAGGTCGCGCGGGCCGACATCGTCGTCGCCGCCATCGGCAAGGCCGAGATGATCCGCGGCGAGTGGGTGAAGCCCGGCGCCGTGGTGATCGACGTCGGCATGAACCGCAAGCCGGACGGCAAGCTCTGTGGCGACGTGGAGTACGCCGCCGCCGCCGAGCGGGCCGCCGCCATCACCCCGGTGCCCGGCGGCGTGGGTCCCATGACCATCGCCATGCTGCTCGTGAACACGGTGGAGCTGGCCCGGACCCGGACGTGA
- the purN gene encoding phosphoribosylglycinamide formyltransferase, with protein MIRLGVLASGGGTNLQALLDACAARRVDAEVALVVANVPGAGALARAEAAGVPSLLLPSKGVERAEYDARLAERLAGAGVDLVCLAGFMRLLSPGFIEAFGPTAQSRGCPRVMNVHPGLLPSFPGLKAQAQCLAYGARFAGCTVHFVDQGVDTGPIIAQAVVPVLPEDDEAALTARILAEEHRIYPQAVGWFAAGRLSVEGRRVRVAGAAVPARGLSSPHD; from the coding sequence GTGATCCGGCTCGGGGTGCTCGCCTCCGGCGGCGGCACCAACCTCCAGGCCCTGCTCGACGCCTGCGCCGCCCGCCGCGTCGACGCCGAGGTGGCGCTGGTGGTGGCGAACGTGCCCGGCGCCGGGGCGCTGGCCCGCGCCGAGGCCGCCGGCGTCCCCTCGCTCCTCCTGCCGTCGAAGGGCGTGGAGCGGGCCGAGTACGACGCGCGGCTCGCGGAGCGGCTCGCCGGGGCCGGGGTGGACCTCGTCTGCCTCGCCGGGTTCATGCGGCTGCTCTCGCCCGGCTTCATCGAGGCCTTCGGGCCCACCGCGCAGAGCCGCGGCTGTCCCCGGGTGATGAACGTGCACCCCGGGCTCCTCCCCTCCTTCCCCGGGCTCAAGGCCCAGGCGCAGTGCCTCGCCTACGGCGCCCGCTTCGCGGGGTGCACCGTCCACTTCGTGGACCAGGGCGTGGACACCGGCCCCATCATCGCGCAGGCGGTGGTGCCGGTGCTCCCGGAGGACGACGAGGCGGCCCTCACCGCCCGGATCCTGGCCGAGGAGCACCGGATCTACCCGCAGGCGGTGGGCTGGTTCGCCGCGGGCCGGCTCTCGGTGGAGGGGCGGCGCGTCCGGGTGGCGGGCGCCGCCGTGCCGGCGCGCGGCCTCTCGAGCCCGCACGACTGA